DNA from Brassica napus cultivar Da-Ae chromosome C4, Da-Ae, whole genome shotgun sequence:
gTCATGCATGACATTATCAACACGCTAACGAACCaaacttaattaaaataaaactaacaagtttgttaaaagaaaacaattatcAAGTACCAACCTAGCTAAAGTATATTTCCTTGTTAATACAGATAATTGTCGTACAGTGATTTAAAAAgcacaaggaaacaaaaaagtCACTGTAGGCTGTACTAGCTAGTGTATATATAAACGAGTTCGTTGTCAGAAACTTCGAAGTCTTCCCTTCCTTTTCGGTTTgacaaaaaatctaagaaacaGACGAAAAGACGATGGACGGAAGAGTCAACGCTCTTTCAAACCTAAACGACCTAGAAGTATACAACTTCTTGGTCGATCCAAACTTCGATCAGTTCATTAATTTCATCAGAGGAGATGATCAAGCCATCGAAAACCCACCCCTCGATTTCGATCTTGGTGGTCGTCCTTTACAAAACAACTCATGTTTCATCGACCAAAACCAGTTTGTCCCAACACCTGTCGTTGACCTGTTCAACGAACTGCCTGACCTTGGTTCCAATGTCACCGAGTCGTTCCATAGCTTCGAGGGCGAGAGTGTCAAACCTGGCGGTGACGATGACGACTACAACGACGGAGACGATTCTTCGGCCACGACAACGAATAATGATGGAAGCCGTAAAACGAAGACGGATCGGTCGAGGACTTTGATCTCcgagagaaggaggagaagtCGTATGAAGGATAAGCTCTACGCATTGAGATCTCTTGTTCCCAACATTACTAAGGTAAAATGGAATCGACTGAATCTGTTTTCAGAACACAAATATGAGTTATGAACATGGCCGGTCCTATGCATAATCAAGTGAAACATTGCCTTAGAGGTCCAaaattttttgaagaaaattacatagatatatgattccaattttttttttgtttaattgatatatttactAAATCGCCTCAAACTCCTAAAAATATCAGAGCCGGCCTAGACTTATGAAACtgattagtatttattttttatttttttggcatTAGATGGATAAAGCATCCATTGTGGGAGATGCCGTGTTGTATGTTCAAGAATTGCAATCACAAGCCAAGAAACTCAAAGCCGATATCGCAGGCCTTGAAGCTTCTTTAAACTCTACTGGAGGGTACCAAGAACCTGCACCAGACGCTCGCACGACTCAAACTTTTCAGAGTATTAAGTCTCCTTCCAAGAATATCATTGAGGTATAAAACCCAAGtttctaaaaatatcaaaagcTTATTTACACAGTGGCATAGCAATATATTTCAAGAACAAAAGTAGGAAAATTATTTACCAAGAGATTTTTCTGCTGATTTTTCGCcagttttatgttaaatttatattttatgtgctAGATGGATGTTATTCAAGTGGAAGAGAAAGGATTCTATGTGAGGTTGGTGTGTAATAAAGGAGTAGGTGTTGCTCCATCACTCTACAAGTCTTTGGAGTCTCTTAGAAGCTTCCAAGTGCAAAACTCCAACCTAAGTTCTCCTTCTCCTGACAGATACCTTTTAACATATGCTTTAGATGTAAACCAGCCTGTCTCTTtctaccttctttttttttctggtttctgCAAGTCCCAGACATACGTTTACTAATTACCAAGTTTGCTTGTTTGCTGGTTACAGGGGACATGTTTCGAACAGAGCTTGAACTTGCCTAACCTGAAGCTGTGGATCACTGGATCACTTCTAAACCAAGGCTTTGAATTCCTCAAACCATTCACTTGATTTTGTCAGAGTGTAATGCGATGTTCCAATCTAATTCAACCTCCGTTATGCATCCATTGGTTGTCTTGCTTTCTGTATGTTTTATAACTACCAGGGATCTAAAGTTAATTCTACATGGGATGACATCTTGTTATAGATCTCATTCAGCAAAGAAATGTTTAGTTAAAATGGACATactttttacatttttgtttataGACTCAAGTTTTTTGTTCACTGCATTACTGCCTTGTGATTTCTTGAAGATTGGCTATTCGTAACAGTAACACTGATATCACATCTTGAGTGAATATCATGTTCTCTGTTTGGTTAGTAAAGAATAAAGGTTTCTTAACACAGATAAAGCAGTTTACGACTCTATGAACCTAACTTATGTTGAAACACTCTGACCTCCTTCCTAAACTATGATAAATGGCGTTTTTATCAGATTTTAGGCATAAATTATGGTCTCTTTTGGTGGTCAAAGCTTGCATTTAGATTCTATTAGGAGTGCATTTGCCCAATTTGCATATACAGGTAGCCATGGAGTGAAATTAGAAAGGTTGGGGCAAAAGTGGAGAGAAATGTGTAACAAATAAAAGTCTTGGGGTCAAAGTCGAAAGGGAATAAactgcagggaccaaactatggtCGTTGTCGTTCAGGTCAATTAGTAGTCGAACCTTTAaacttttattagtttaattcTCCTCTTTGAGGCGAGAGTTATTTTGGATCGTTTCTAGTGATTTACTTCACTAGTTTTCTAACTTAGATCCATTGTACTTTTACGCAGTGAAACCCTTTCTAATCCTTCATTCAATTCCAATCAAACATTTGTCTGGTTTGATCATCTTGGCGACCTCATATGCTTATAGATCAATTCTTGTTTTGGTTTAAGTCATAAATTCTTACGTATCTAAAATTTTGTTTGCCTAAGACATTCAATCTAAAACAAGGAGGGTGTGCATGTGTCTCAccgaattaaaaagaaaaaaatgcaaaatGTCATAATCGGCATGTAACAATGAATAAACCAAATGATAAGTACTCGTATATGATTTTTGGTATTTTCAAACTTTATTGTAAATGTTACAAAAGAGAGATATGGAACAAAGTAGTGCGCTTTTTCTAATTATTGGCTGACCGTTCGTTGTTGTTGAACTACTAACACGGATGTTTTGCTCGGGAAATCCGGGGAGGCCAGGAAATCACCAATGACTCCAAGCTCCTCAAACTCACACCAATTCTCTATCCCTCTGGTCGCCTCGTGGTTCTCACCGCATGTCCTTCCAACAATGAAAAGGTCGTAATCAAATGCCATGGAACGTAGAAGCATTGACGTATCTGCTCCATCTATTATCTCTTGTTCCAAGTAAATTGTGGAAACTTCCTCTTTTGGCGTTCCTGGTTGATCATTTGGTTCATTGCTTCGCATACACTCTCTTAGTTCCACGGTGTCGAGCATTTGGTCCCATCCTGTCGTTTCTTTGCTCTTTCCAGATGCTACAAGGCGTAGAACGGTAAGTGTCACGTTCTCTTGACGAGCCATTCTCTTAGCGAAGGCCAATGCTTCCCTGTCGTCTTTTCCTCCCACGAATATAACACAAACCTGCCCATAGAAAAATCACAATGGAtgagattaatattttttcttttattgtatttagtttgaatacaaaatttgataaaatgtaTTTACCTTGAGGTTTTCTTGGAACTCTTGTTTTTTCTTAACGAGATGTCGTTCGATAAGGATGCCGACAGAACAAGGAGCTTGTTTCAAGACGTTAAAGTTTAGAAACCGGATCATTTCACTATCGGAGACGATGGATGTTCGGTCGAGAGACCAGGTACGGTGGAAAGGGAGAATGATAAGCGTGACAGCTTTATCGAGAGCTAGCCAACAAATATCATCTTGCATGTGGTTCGCGTTTGCGATGCATGTGAATGTGTCAATGGAAATGGAACTGCACACGTAACGGTGGAAATGTTCGAAAGAGAGGATGACGTTTTCCGAATATTTTTTCCCCGACCCGACCCCAAGTTTCTGGACTTTGTGTGAGATCAAAGTGGGAACGTCTTGACCTTGTAACTCGACGAGGTGAAGTACGTAGCAAGTAAGAGGGCTCTCCTCGGATTGATAAGAAGCTTCTAGAAGGTTGATCATGGAAGATATGTGGTCTGGTCTATGGATGCATACTAGAGTCTTGAGCTCTCCAGAGTTTTTCATAATTGCTAAGTTTCTCTTTTGGTAGCACAAGAATTGCTTCGAGGGGTCGTAGATAAATCCGATCGCTATTGGTATGATCAACGAGTTGAGGACGATGGACAAGACTAGGATCGAGAAGGTATCTCTAGTCAAAATCTGTATCAAACcaattataagaaaatgaatattttgttttgaagaacatatacaaaaaaaggtTGATCAAGAAATGGAAATTAAAAAGATGAGAGACCAACCTTGGAGGAGTAAGAGAATAGGTAGAAACTTAGTTCGATGATACCCTTATGGGACATGATAAGGGAAAAAACGACAGAGTCTCTCAGTGGCATTTTATAGAGGTAAGGTATGATCATTGAGACAGAGAACTTCAACAAGGAGATGAGTACGATGAGAGATGCAACCGCGAATTTAGTGTGGTCGGTTAAACAATCTTTCCAAGCGCTGATATCAGTCCTGAGCATACTGGATGTAAGGAAGAGAGGCAATATAAGACCAAAGTTGAAGCTCTCTAGACGTTCAACCAGTTCAGAACCAATAGGAGGTCCATTGGGGATGGCGAGACCAAGCAAGAAGGCTCCAAGTGCAGGAAACTGGTCAAGATCGTACCAATACATACACGCTAAACAAACCATGATGATAATCCCGTAGATGTACTTGTCGTCGATGGGTCTCCCTTcacgttttctttttattatcttaAACATGATGGGCCTCacaacagcaaaacaaatggCGAGATAGAAACCAATTTCTATAAGTAAACCAAAGCTAGCAAACGTTGGGCTAGAAATAGGGACCAGCATCACCACGTAGAAGAGTCCGATCATATCTGAGACTAATGCTGCGGATAAAGCCACCCGACCAAGAGCTGAGTGGTTCATGTCGAGGTCTCTCAAGAGCCTTGCGATTCCCGAAAAAGACGTGAGGCTCTCCATTAGCAACAATGGACCATACGGTGTGGCTAGGAGCGTTCGTTTCTCAACTGGTTTTAACATGTAAATCACGAGACCAACTATTATAGGGAAAGTAACCGCTGCCACTCCAGTTACTCTTGCCTTTGATTCAGCCTTGAGGATTCTCTTGAAGTTCATTTTAACACCCTTGAGGAACCAAAATATCATGAAACCAAATAATCCAAGGCATCCCGgaatatctattttatttttagggaACAATAACTCTTGAATAATCGACTTATCGCCCGAAACAGTAAGTAGAACGTTCAAGACTAACCCCGCCTTCaacacaaacaaaataaaattgtattgtCAGGAATGTTTTCAAGAgcagataattattaaattttacaaaataatgagAAGAAGTAGAGCTCACAAGCATCATAGAGGTGAACTTGGGAATCTTAAGTCCCATTTTCCTGAACAAGATGTTGAAGAATTGCCAAAGGAAGAACACAAACAATATGACAATCTCTAGATTCGGAAGACGATATTGCCAAACGCGAAGACCCTCAcctttataaatgattttctcCCAAACACCATCAGAAGACAACTTGGCAGGATGCTCCTCGCATATATATCCATCACTTTTTCTTACAGCTTCACCATACCAAGCCATATCATATATCCAATTTACATCATCCCCCAAAGCATGCTCCCCCACGCCTTCCTGTCCGCCTGGCGGCGGAATTCTATCTCCCCTAAAATCCGCCTCCGGCTGCCCGAGAATTGGACCCGTCGTATTTCCCATTACTTCCATGaatttaaaatcttatgagAGATATGTTACAAGGAAAAAAATTGGGGAATACGATGAAGAAATGTTGGATTCCTTTAGAAATTGAAAAGACAAACCATATGTACACAAGGAGGACATACCGATGTATATTCTGTTAATAGGTCCTGCTGTTTTGGAAACACAGTTTGGacatttatagatatatatagttttcGACGTTTTTATGAGCTATTTCTCCACTCTATAAATAGTATATCAAGTTAAACCATAAGAGATTGACGACTGTCATTCAGTTGTACTGTCTTTCTAGTTTCTTTCAGCGATTCATGTGTCTGGCTGTTGACTTGCAATGCATTATTTATAACGGTTCAACTATGTACTATTTTTTGGACGTGCTTTGGGTACTGGTTTGGTACTCCACAAAACACGTAGAAAAATAGTACACAGTTTTCAATTTTCCCTTAAATTCTTTCATGTGAAGCTCTCAGATGTAAACCAAAGACTTTGATTTGAATACAATTTAACATCATTGGATAAAGTTTATGAAGTATAATGAATTAGGTTCAGTTGACTAAAACACGGTCAAAGATAACATGCCGACTTAAACGAAAAGTGATAGGATATcgctatatatataaaaaaaaaatcgtaaatACATAGAAGCAGGTCAGTCTGGTAGGAACCTAGGATCCAGTATTGGtccaaatagtttttaaaacgtttttaaaaaaaaaaattagggtcCTAATTTCTAAGGAaaattagtgattttttttttttttagcaaaaaaaaaaaaaaattagtgatttttatttttattttttgaacaacCTTGAAATTAAAGTTGGGCCCTGTCGTTTTGCATTGTGGACATATCCTCAAAACTGGGCCTATATAGGAGTCGCACATGAACTAGATTTTACATAacttaattgtttttatcaagcTTATTTTGGTGTACAAGTTTTTAAACATTCGCAGGAAATTGCAGGGACTCAGACCAGCTGCAACTCAGTGCATCGCAGGATATTAGCTATTTCTTAGCGCTAATCCTTATGcattaagaataaaataataattaaacttgACGCTAAGGTTGAATCTTTAATGAAGAATTTATTTGCGGTTGATCCTTGATGCGGTGGCAACGTCTGATTGGATCGGGAAAGGGATGTGTTTTGTGAGGGGAAAAATACTCGGTCATTTTCGCGACTCGAGCAGAAAAAAACCTTTTCACCTCTCCCGGCGAAACAAAAGGCGATTCTGCGATCCGCTTTGTTCAAGGTAAATCGAACCATTTTAgttctttatttttgcatttggaGTTGATGCATGTTGATTCATCAGTGTTTATGGATTCGATTGTGGGGATCAaatagagtttgggtttaaaATCGAATTGGGGATTAAAatcgaattagggttttcgtctgGTCTtactattttcttcttttctattCGCTTCTTTGTTTATGGATTCGATTATGGGGATCAAATAGATTTTGGGTTTAAAATCGAATTGGGGATTAAAatcgaattagggttttcgtctgGTCTtactattttcttcttttctattCGCTTCTTTGTTTATGGATTCGATTGTGGGGATCAAATagattttgggtttagaatcGAATTAGGATTTTCGTCTGGTCTTACTATTTTCTTCTTTACTATTCGCTTCTTTGTTGGTTTCATCACGATTAAAGGATTTTGATCCGcttatatgtttttgttcttGTAGGTTCTGAAATGGAGGAAGAATTGCGAGATATGAAAGCACACAAAGCATACTACAACATACTTCATTTCGTTGCAAATGCGCAACAGGGGATTCCCAAGCTGTGCCCCTGTGGATCTATCACGAAGGAGGTCGTCGATAAAGAGGATACATATGACTACCTCCTTGGGAAAAGATACTTCATATGCAAAGACTATGAGGTTTGAATTCTTCTGTCTATATTTATCGATCTTGTCCTTCCATATTTATTTGTTGTTTGATAAATTCTTTTCTGCTTTCGCAGAATGACAGGATGCATTTCAGGCAACCATGGGTTATGGGAATGCAACAAGAGGTTGAGAGACTCAAAGAACGTTTTCACGATTGTAGAGTACTACAACTCCAGTCCTCAACTGGTTGGGACAAGCCCACGAGAACTTGGGCCATGCAAGAAAAGATGGGCTAGGATCAACGAGGGAGTTTGCAAGTTTGCTGGCTGTTACGACATGTCACTGAGGGAGCAGAGAAGCGGGCAAAATGAGAACGATGTGATGAAGTCTGCCTTGGAGATCAAAGTTCAACTTCGAACATGCATGGAGGGAGCTTCGGCATGATGTGAAATGGTGCTCTACCTATCTGGAGAAGGACAAGCCCAAACCAGCGGATTCCCAAGGCGACGGTGAAGGGGCAGTGCCAGAGCCAGAGCCAGAAGAGCGACCAATAGGGGTTAAGGCTGCGAAGGCTGGTAGCAAGAGGAAGAAAACTGGAAAAGTGGAAGAGTTGGCAAAGCTAAAAAATTTGTTagagctaaaaaaaaaaaatctctcagcAAAGTTTGCTAGAGAGTTTGCTTACATAGCCCGAGCTTCTCTTTGAGATGGAATCAGCTCTCAAAAACAAACTTATGTCTGAATTGTTGTAGGGTTTGTTAGCTCTAACCTTAGTTTCAGATGTTTGCATTATACTAGTTTCAACTGTTTGCATTAGACATAAGTGTAGTTGTCATTTCACAACTAAAACATGTCTATTTACCTTGCTTACACACGTGattttcttctgtttcaggtGAAGTACAAGACCATGTGCTTGTTGAAGACAGAAGCTGGTATTTCCGCCTCATTTATTCAGACGCCGTTTCCGCATGAACAATGAAGTATTCATGCATATTGTCGACACCCTCTCAGCAAATGTTCAATTctttcaacaaagaagagatgcaGTCGGAAGGTTAGGTCTATCAACACTATAAAAGTGTACGACAGCTATTCGTATGCTTGCTTACGGCTCTGCGGCTGATGCcgttgacgaatatctccgacttggtgaaagCACATCAGTTTCATGTTTAACCAATTTCACAGAAGGCGTAATACAAttatttggagatgagtatctacgaagacccactccagaggatcttcaacgataactcgatattggagaggtaCACGGCTTTCCGGGGATGATaagaagcatcgattgtatgcattgggagtggaagaattgcccaaccgcttggaaaggacagtacacacgtggatcaggaaagccgacaattgtcttgGAGGCTGTAgtttcacaagatctttggatatggcacgcattttttggtcctccaggtaccttaatcGATATTAACGTCCTTGATCGGTCACaagtttttgatgaaatttaccAAGGTCGAGCTCCAAGGGTAACATACATGGTCAACGGACACCAGTATGATTTGGCTTACTACCTCACGgacggtatatatccaaaatggtcaacatttatccaatctatcacaCTCCCTCAAGGTTCTAAAGCAGCGTTATTTGCTAAGGTTCAAGAAGCAACCCGAAAATATGTGGAGCGTGCTTTTGGTgtattgcaagctcgatttgcgatAGTGAAAAACCCAGCTCTATCATTGGACAAAGAAAAAatagggaagattatgagagcatgtatcatactacacaatatgatagtcaAAAATGAACGAGGTGGATACACTCTGTACGATACATCGGAATTTGAAGAAGGAGAGTCGAGCAGAAGTTCACATGTGGTGTTAGGAGTtctcaaggctcctaagacaaatgatgtagtatagtgaatgtcgaaccagttctgagggatatcaaagcaccgggaatgcaagtactcacttaatctaagtgcaaccaatgatttagatgagttttaagctatgactaaaactaaaaaacaataacagaatgatactttcttgactaagggaaaagagaactcaggggcatagggattagaccttgggtgatcaagtttcgaactaaggatgacaaatgatcaatcaaactatcgaccttaagcctaaacacaattctaagcaagctctatgtctagatgaatgctcatttgctaacatatctcaaccatcaaatgtctttggttgaataatatgaaagcaatcattactaacaagtctattagctattttagcacctttaacaacaaatgtctttggcaaagtatactaaaagcctaggagagttg
Protein-coding regions in this window:
- the LOC106423898 gene encoding transcription factor FER-LIKE IRON DEFICIENCY-INDUCED TRANSCRIPTION FACTOR-like: MDGRVNALSNLNDLEVYNFLVDPNFDQFINFIRGDDQAIENPPLDFDLGGRPLQNNSCFIDQNQFVPTPVVDLFNELPDLGSNVTESFHSFEGESVKPGGDDDDYNDGDDSSATTTNNDGSRKTKTDRSRTLISERRRRSRMKDKLYALRSLVPNITKMDKASIVGDAVLYVQELQSQAKKLKADIAGLEASLNSTGGYQEPAPDARTTQTFQSIKSPSKNIIEMDVIQVEEKGFYVRLVCNKGVGVAPSLYKSLESLRSFQVQNSNLSSPSPDRYLLTYALDGTCFEQSLNLPNLKLWITGSLLNQGFEFLKPFT